Within Chelatococcus sp. HY11, the genomic segment CGAGACTATCGATCGTGATTATCTGGTCGAGGGTGATCTCCGTCGCGATGTGTCGATGAACATCAAGCGTCTGATGGACCTTGGTTGCTACCGTGGCCTGCGTCACCGCCGCAGCCTTCCGGTACGCGGCCAGCGCACGCACACCAATGCGCGCACCCGCAAGGGCAAGGCCAAGCCGATCGCCGGTAAGAAGAAGTAATCGGTTGCGGGCGCGCTGCTCGTCTGTCGGTTAAGTCGTTTGACCCCAGGCCCGCATGGTGTCTGGGGTGGTTGTCATGGTTGCCGGATGTTCCGGCATTTGTCCCGAGCGCCTGGTATCACGGGCGCGCTTGAAGGATTGGATAGAAGAGACAATGGCAAGAGAAGTCGCCCGCGTCCGCCGTCGCGAACGTAAGAATATCGTGTCTGGCGTCGCCCATGTGATCGCCTCGTTCAACAACACGATGATCACCATCACCGATGCTCAGGGCAACACCATTTCCTGGTCGTCCGCCGGTTCGATGGGTTTCAAGGGGTCGCGCAAGTCGACCCCCTACGCGGCGCAGGTTGCGGCTGAAGATGCGGCGCGCAAGGCTGCCGAGCACGGCATGCGCATGCTTGAGGTCGAGGTG encodes:
- the rpsM gene encoding 30S ribosomal protein S13; this translates as MARIAGVNIPTNKRVVIALQYIHGIGARKAQEISEKVGIPADRRVNQLTDQEVLQIRETIDRDYLVEGDLRRDVSMNIKRLMDLGCYRGLRHRRSLPVRGQRTHTNARTRKGKAKPIAGKKK
- the rpsK gene encoding 30S ribosomal protein S11: MAREVARVRRRERKNIVSGVAHVIASFNNTMITITDAQGNTISWSSAGSMGFKGSRKSTPYAAQVAAEDAARKAAEHGMRMLEVEVSGPGSGRESALRALQSVGFTVTSIRDVTPIPHNGCRPRKRRRV